One genomic window of Candidatus Kuenenia stuttgartiensis includes the following:
- a CDS encoding ABC-F family ATP-binding cassette domain-containing protein: MIRFHNVCLNFGSTVIFDELSLQIRLNDRIGLIGPNGAGKSTFFKLICKYIEPSSGSIIYAKGVKTGYLPQECFAFSKKTVFEEAGSVFEDIHHLNRQIDAVHKDLDSPSLTDEDRQLLLDRHTHLLHQLSVVNANKMNAEIEKVLKGIGFKDADFRKDIDALSGGWRMRVALARLLLQEPDILLLDEPTNHLDVDSILWLEQYLKELNGGLIIISHDRAFLDRNVSGIWELEKGNITEYHGNYSFYETEKEKRSGLQTSRYVNQQKKIKEVERFIERFRSKNTKASQVQSRIKMLGKMEKETLPENTVHRVTFRFPPAKQSGASVLEVKDVSCKYADQWVFQGVCLSIERGEKVALVGQNGSGKSSLLRIINRLHTPQSGTATFGHNVLADYFAQETAESLQGDNTVLEEVESIAPFSMMPHVRHLLGAFLFSGDDVFKTVNVLSGGEKSRLCLAKTLLKPTNFLVLDEPTNHIDITTKKVLKEALLNYPGSLLIVSHDRDFLDGLVSKVYELKEGNLFIHLGSFKDFLEKREAELRSGTHKTAGQEAPELKSSGITTQKQIFLQKKEQNAKRRKFTKELQKIEERISYLETQKKELDQTLLDTELYNDKERHIIINKQHKSVSAELNDLYKKWEVLHTELGAVDAGIAV; the protein is encoded by the coding sequence ATGATTCGTTTTCATAACGTTTGTCTGAATTTTGGCTCTACCGTCATTTTTGACGAGCTTTCTCTGCAAATTCGATTGAACGACCGCATTGGATTAATCGGACCCAATGGCGCGGGCAAATCCACATTTTTCAAGCTCATCTGCAAATATATTGAACCCTCTTCCGGGAGTATTATTTATGCGAAAGGCGTGAAAACAGGATACCTGCCTCAGGAATGTTTTGCGTTCAGCAAAAAAACTGTTTTTGAGGAGGCGGGTTCCGTCTTTGAAGACATTCACCATTTGAACCGGCAAATAGATGCGGTACATAAAGACCTTGACAGCCCTTCCCTTACCGATGAAGACCGCCAGCTACTCCTTGACCGGCACACACACCTGCTACATCAGTTATCGGTGGTGAACGCAAACAAAATGAATGCTGAAATTGAAAAGGTATTAAAAGGCATCGGTTTTAAGGACGCCGATTTCAGGAAAGATATTGACGCCCTGAGCGGTGGGTGGCGGATGCGTGTTGCCTTAGCCAGGCTGTTGCTGCAAGAACCGGATATCCTGCTTCTGGACGAACCCACAAACCATCTTGACGTTGATTCTATTCTCTGGCTTGAGCAGTACCTTAAGGAATTAAACGGGGGGTTGATTATTATTTCCCATGACAGGGCTTTTTTAGACCGGAATGTTTCTGGTATCTGGGAGCTTGAGAAGGGGAATATCACTGAATATCACGGCAATTATTCTTTTTATGAAACCGAAAAAGAAAAAAGGAGTGGGCTGCAAACTTCACGCTATGTCAATCAACAGAAGAAAATTAAAGAAGTAGAAAGATTTATCGAGCGATTTCGGTCAAAAAATACAAAGGCGTCACAGGTACAGAGCCGAATCAAAATGCTTGGAAAAATGGAAAAAGAGACCTTGCCTGAAAACACGGTTCACAGGGTTACCTTCAGGTTCCCTCCTGCAAAACAAAGCGGTGCAAGCGTCCTTGAAGTGAAAGACGTTTCCTGCAAATATGCAGATCAATGGGTATTTCAGGGAGTTTGCCTTTCCATAGAACGGGGAGAAAAGGTTGCGCTCGTAGGGCAAAACGGCTCTGGAAAATCCTCATTATTACGCATTATAAACCGTTTGCATACGCCCCAAAGCGGTACTGCCACTTTCGGACACAATGTGCTCGCTGACTATTTTGCACAGGAAACCGCGGAAAGCCTCCAGGGTGACAATACGGTATTGGAGGAAGTCGAATCCATTGCTCCGTTTTCTATGATGCCGCACGTAAGACACCTTCTGGGGGCATTTCTCTTCTCCGGAGATGACGTGTTTAAAACGGTAAACGTTTTAAGCGGCGGAGAAAAATCGCGTCTGTGCCTTGCAAAAACTCTTTTAAAACCAACGAATTTCCTCGTGCTGGATGAACCCACAAATCATATTGATATCACTACCAAAAAAGTACTCAAAGAGGCGTTACTGAATTACCCGGGAAGTCTTTTAATTGTTTCCCACGACAGAGACTTTCTGGACGGACTCGTTTCAAAGGTTTATGAACTGAAAGAGGGAAATCTTTTCATTCATCTGGGCAGTTTTAAGGATTTCTTAGAAAAAAGAGAGGCGGAATTACGGTCAGGAACACATAAAACGGCGGGACAGGAAGCGCCAGAATTAAAATCTTCAGGGATAACCACTCAAAAGCAGATATTTTTACAAAAAAAGGAACAAAACGCTAAAAGAAGAAAGTTCACAAAAGAACTTCAAAAAATCGAGGAAAGAATCTCCTACCTTGAAACGCAAAAAAAAGAACTTGACCAAACCCTTTTAGATACCGAATTATATAATGACAAGGAAAGGCATATTATCATCAATAAACAACATAAATCAGTTTCCGCAGAGTTAAACGACCTTTATAAGAAATGGGAGGTCTTACACACCGAATTGGGAGCTGTAGATGCAGGGATAGCCGTGTAA